The Acidobacteriota bacterium genome contains the following window.
TGAGGAACGGAATCCCCTTCAGATACAGCCGGGCGGCCTCGACGTGGATCGCGGTGATCGTCTTCAACGTGACGAACGGATAGCGTAGCAGCGCGTCCGCGACCGTGCGGGTCGTCAGCGGCCTGCGCCGTCCCCGGAGCCGGGCGTCCAGCACGCGCCGCCCGCGCTCGTGCTGCACGATGACGACGCTCAGGCGGTCGTCGATCGGGGCCAGCTCGAAATCGTACGTGCAGTCCATTGCCAGAAACGGCGAGACGTGCATCTCCTTGGTGCAGCGGAATCGCGCCGTCGCGCTCCCGGCGGCGGCCCGTCTCCCATCGAGCAGATACAGGTGCCGTTCGCCGAACGTGTTGTCGACCTCGGCGACCACCGCGGCCAGGGCGCCGTCGGCGTCGTGGCAGTAGTACAGGCTGATCGGATTGAAGACGTAGCCGAGGACGCGACATTGCGTGAGCAGCGCTATCGTGCCGCCGTCGAGCGCGATGCCATGGCGCGCGAGGAGCCGGCGCACCTTCCCGGAAGTCGCTCCCGGACGGCCGTCCAGGTGATCGCGGTCGAAGAACGACCAGAGGTTCCACCGGTTGACCGAGAACGGCGCCACCGTTCGGCCGAGGTGATCGAGCTCGTCCAGATCGAGGTATGCGAGAAAGAGCCGGTAGCGGAAGTCGTGCACGCGCGGATGGTGCCGGCGGTGCCGGACCCAGCCGGTGTACAGGCAGGAGTTCACGACGTCTCCCGTCGGCGCTCGATTGCCTCGCCCACGGCGAGGCCTGCGCGCACGCCATCCTCGTGAAAACCGTTGCCGAGATAGGCGCCGCAGTAATAGGTGCGGCGCCGCCCGCTCAGGGTACGGATCGCTCCCCGCGCGCGCAGCGCCTCCGTCGTGTAGACCGGATGGTCGTAGACATGCCGCGCAACGATCTTCGACGGATCGAGACGCGCTTCGTCGTTGAGCGTGACGCACCAGGTCGGGTGCTCCGGCAGGCGCTGCAGGCGGTTCATGTGGTATGTCATCCGCAGGTTCGCACCGGCGTCCCGGCAGTCGTCGACCTGCGCGTTCCAGGAAGCCCACGCATCCCGGGCGCGCGGCAGGATGCGGGCATCGGTATGCAGGACGGCGACGTTGCGCCGGTAGGCAACGGCCCCGAGCGCCGCGGATTCCTCGTCGGCCGGCTGCTCGAGAAGCGCCAGCGCCTGGTCGGCATGGGCCGCGATTACCACGTCGTCGTACGGCTCCCAGCCCATCTGGGCCGTATGCACCTCGACGCCTCCGGCATGGCGCCGGATCCGGCCGACCGCGGCGCGGAGCCGCAGGCGCTCGCGGAACGGGCGCACCAGCGCCTCCACATAGCGCCG
Protein-coding sequences here:
- a CDS encoding FAD-dependent oxidoreductase, whose translation is MRRRIAIVGGGVSGLIAARTLHAGHDITVYEAADAPGGHARTVTVPGGLAVDTGFIVFNERTYPRFAELLRELGVPSQPGDMSFGVSCRRCGIEYSSRGLAGLFARRVQILRPAVHRMAIDVLRFNAWGRRAAARSGDDETIGDLLTAGRFGRDFFRHYLLPMSSAIWSAGADDAHRLPLRFLLTFFANHGLLQVRGQPPWRTVTGGSRRYVEALVRPFRERLRLRAAVGRIRRHAGGVEVHTAQMGWEPYDDVVIAAHADQALALLEQPADEESAALGAVAYRRNVAVLHTDARILPRARDAWASWNAQVDDCRDAGANLRMTYHMNRLQRLPEHPTWCVTLNDEARLDPSKIVARHVYDHPVYTTEALRARGAIRTLSGRRRTYYCGAYLGNGFHEDGVRAGLAVGEAIERRRETS
- a CDS encoding DUF1365 domain-containing protein, with the protein product MRHAQRRSASRSVEDRCAACLRPSGLHDGGAARAGSDPYPERAAPHLLLRRLSRQRFSRGWRARRPRRGRGNRAPTGDVVNSCLYTGWVRHRRHHPRVHDFRYRLFLAYLDLDELDHLGRTVAPFSVNRWNLWSFFDRDHLDGRPGATSGKVRRLLARHGIALDGGTIALLTQCRVLGYVFNPISLYYCHDADGALAAVVAEVDNTFGERHLYLLDGRRAAAGSATARFRCTKEMHVSPFLAMDCTYDFELAPIDDRLSVVIVQHERGRRVLDARLRGRRRPLTTRTVADALLRYPFVTLKTITAIHVEAARLYLKGIPFLSHPGETAARRRQRALLAAGEGRREHAPAGSSAGGPGRP